In Thermococcus gorgonarius, the genomic window GACATAGGCGGTTTGAGCGATGCCATACAGAAGATCCGCGAGATGGTAGAGCTCCCGCTCAAGCATCCAGAACTCTTTGAAAGACTGGGCATTGAGCCGCCGAAGGGTGTTCTCCTCTACGGTCCGCCCGGAACCGGTAAGACCCTCCTTGCCAAGGCCGTTGCCAACGAGGCGAACGCCCACTTCATAGCCATCAATGGTCCAGAGATAATGAGCAAGTTCTACGGCGAGAGCGAGGAGAGGCTTAGGGAGGTCTTCAAGGAGGCTGAGGAGAACGCTCCGAGCATAATCTTCATAGACGAGATTGACAGCATTGCACCAAAGAGGGAAGAAGTTGTCGGAGAGGTTGAGAAGAGGGTTGTCAGCCAGTTGCTGACGTTAATGGACGGTTTGAAGAGTCGTGGAAAGGTTATAGTCATAGCCGCGACCAACAGGCCGGATGCCATTGACCCGGCCCTGAGGAGGCCTGGAAGGTTTGACAGGGAGATTGAGGTTGGCGTTCCCGACAAGCAGGGAAGGAAGGAGATACTCCAGATCCACACCAGAGGAATGCCTCTGGAACCTTCCTTTGAGAAGGAAGAAGTGCTTAAGGCTCTCGATGAGGTTGGAAGTAGGGTGCTTGAGCCTGAAGTTTTAATGAGACTGAAGCTCCAGATAGAGAGGGCAGGAAGCAGTGAGGAGATAAAGCGCATCCTGCAGGAGTACGGCGAGATATACTCAGAGGTTAAGGCGAAGCTCATAGACAAAATGCTTGAGAGGATCGCTGAGAAGACTCACGGCTTTGTCGGTGCGGATTTGGCAGCTCTCGCAAGAGAAGCAGCTATGGTCGTTCTGAGGAGGCTCATTGAAGAGGGGAAGATAAGTCCGGAGCAGGAGAGAATACCGCCGGAAGTCCTCCAGGAGCTACGCGTTAGGGAGGAGGACTTCTATGAGGCGCTGAAGATGGTCGAGCCTTCGGCTCTCAGGGAGGTTCTGCTTGAGGTTCCGAACGTTCACTGGGACGACATCGGCGGGCTGGAGGACGTAAAACAGCAGCTTAGGGAAGCGGTGGAGTGGCCACTCAAGTATCCACGGGCCTTTGAGCGGCTTGGCATAGATCCCCCGAAGGGAATCCTCCTCTACGGCCCGCCCGGAACGGGTAAGACCCTCCTTGCCAAGGCCGTGGCGACGGAGAGCGAGGCCAACTTCATAGCCATAAGGGGCCCAGAAGTGCTCAGCAAGTGGGTCGGTGAAACCGAGAAGAGGATCAGGGAAATCTTCAGAAAGGCTCGCCAGGCAGCACCGACGGTAATCTTCATTGACGAGATTGACGCAATAGCCCCGGCCAGGGGAAGCCATGAGGGAGGAAGATACCTCGACACCCTGATAAACCAACTCCTGACGGAGATGGACGGTATTGACAAGAACAGCGGCGTGGTTGTCATAGGTGCTACCAACAGGCCGGACATCATTGATCCAGCCCTGCTCAGGCCTGGAAGGTTTGACAGACTCATCCTCGTTCCAGCGCCGGACGAGAAAGCGAGGCTGGAGATACTCAAGGTTCACACGAGGAGGGTGCCTCTGGCAGGTGACGTTGATCTAAAGGACATCGCAAAGAGAACCCAGGGCTACTCCGGTGCCGATCTGGAGGCTCTGGTGAGGGAAGCGGCATTGACTGCGCTCAGGCGGATAGTTAGGAGTATCCCCGGTGCCGAGCCCGGCGAAGAGGAGTTCCTCGAAAAGCTGAAGGTTACTAGGAGAGACTTTGAGGAAGCTCTAAAGAGGGTCAAGCCGAGCATAACGCCCTACATGATCGAATACTACAAGAACTTTGAGGAGAGTCGCAAGAAAGTCGTCGGTAATACTGAGAGGTCTCCGGACTACTACACCTTCTGACTCTTTCCTTTTCGAAAAGTTTAAATACCCTCTGCCCAAGGTGGGGTTGTCGGAATTTTTCTGTTCTACAGATTACAAGGGGTGTCAGAGTTGAACGAAAGTTTAAGCGCTGCGAAAGGCACCACAACAGTTGGTTTGGTGTGTAAGGAGGGGGTTATCCTAGCCGCTGACAAGAGGGCCACAATGGGGAACATGGTAACGTCGAAGGAAGTCACAAAGATCTTCCAGATAGACGACCATCTGGCGATAGCGGGTGCTGGACTCGTTGGAGACATTCTGAGTATGGTCAGGCTTCTGAGGGCAGAGGCAAAACTCTACCGGGCAAAAGTGGGCAGGGAGATGAGTGTTAAGGCTCTGGCAACTCTAATGGCCAACATTCTCCACGGTGGAAGGGGCTACGGCTACTTTGCCTGGTTTCTCGTTGGCGGCTACGACTCCAAGCCGAGGCTCTACTCCATAGATGCCGCGGGCGGCGTTACCGAGGAGAAGTTTATAGCCGCTGGTTCTGGAATGGAGTTCGCCCTCGCTATTCTGGAAAACGAGTTCTCCGAGGGGCTTTCCCTTGAGGATGGGATGAGGCTTGCTGCAAAGGCCGTTAACGCGGCCATCAAGAGGGACGTTTACACCGGGGAGGGAATTACCCTCGTGGTTGTAACAAAGGAAGGCTATCGCGAGCTTGGAGATGACGAAATAAAGACCCTTCTTAAGTGAGGTGGTAGTGTTGATCAGGAGGGAAACGTACGTCGAGGACATACTGAAGGACATCAGGGCCGTCATTGAGCAGATGGTTCCCAAGGAGGCCAAGGTAACTGAGGTGGAGTTTGAAGGGCCTGAGCTCGTTATTTACGTAAAGAACCCCGAGGCCATAATGAAGGATGGGGATCTTATCAGGAATCTGGCAAAGGTGCTTAAAAAGAGGATAAGTGTTCGCCCGGATCCAGACATACTGCTCCCTCCGGAAAAGGCGGAGGAGATGATAAAGCAGATAGTCCCGCCGGAGGCAGAGATAACCAACATAAGCTTTGACCCATCGGTTGGTGAGGTCATAATTGAAGCCAGGAAACCCGGTCTTGTCATCGGAAAGAACGGTGAGACCCTCAGGTTGATAACTCAGAAGGTCTACTGGGCTCCCAAAGCGGTCAGGACTCCGCCAATTCAAAGCCAGACGATATACTCCATTAGGCAAATACTCCAGTCCGAGGCCAAGGACAGGAGGAAGTTCCTCAGGCAGGTGGGCAGGAACATATACCGCAAGCCCGAATACAAGAGCAGATGGATTAGAGTTACCGGCCTCGGCGGCTTCCGTGAGGTCGGAAGGAGTGCCCTTCTAGTTCAGACTGATGAGAGCTACGTTCTTGTTGACTTTGGCGTTAACATTGCCGCGCTTAAAGATCCCACCAAGGCATTCCCACACTTCGACGCTCCCGAGTTCCGCTATGTCCTGGATGAGGGCCTCCTCGACGCCATAATCATCACCCACGCCCACCTCGATCACAGCGGCATGCTGCCGTACCTCTTCCGCTACAAGCTCTTCGATGGGCCAATCTACACAACGCCACCAACGAGGGATCTGATGACCCTTCTCCAGCAGGACTTCATAGAGATCCAGCACATGAACGGCGTCGAACCGCTTTACAGGCCCAGGGACATCAAGGAAGTCATAAAGCACACCATAACCCTCGACTACGGTGAGGTAAGGGACATAGCTCCCGACATAAGGCTGACCCTCCACAACGCGGGCCACATCCTTGGTTCGGCCATAGTCCACCTTCACATAGGAAACGGCCTCCACAACATTGCGGTAACTGGCGACTTCAAGTTCATTCCGACCAGACTCTTTGAGCCGGCGGTAAGCAGGTTCCCGAGGCTGGAGACCCTCATTATGGAGTCCACCTACGGAGGAAGCAATGACTATCAGATGCCGAGGGAAGAGGCCGAGAAGAGGCTTATAGAGGTCATACACCACACGATAAAGAGGGGCGGTAAGGTTCTTATTCCTGCTATGGCAGTTGGTAGGGCCCAGGAGATAATGATGGTTCTCGAGGAATACGCCAGAATAGGAGGCCTTGAGGTACCGATATACCTCGACGGCATGATCTGGGAGGCAACGGCAATCCACACAGCTTATCCTGAGTACCTCAGCAAGAGACTCAGGGAGCAGATCTTCCACGAGGGTTACAACCCGTTCCTCAACCCAATCTTCAAGAACGTTGCCAACAGCAGGGAAAGGCAGGACATCATAGACAGTGGCGAGCCGGCCATAATTATCGCCACCTCCGGTATGCTGGTAGGCGGTCCGAGCGTTGAATACTTTAAGCAGCTTGCCCCTGATCCAAAGAACAGCATAATCTTCGTCAGCTATCAGGCCGAAGGAACCCTTGGAAGGCAGGTTCAGAGAGGATTGAGGGAGATACCTCTCGTTGGTGAGGACGGAAGGACTGAAGTTGTCCCGGTGAAGATGGAAGTCCATACAATAGATGGCTTTTCAGGTCACGCAGACAGAAGGGAGCTCATGAGCTACGTTGCCAGGCTCAGACCCAGACCTGAGCGCATTATCACCGTCCACGGTGAGGCCCACAAGTGCCTTGACCTGGCCTCCAGCATACATAAGAAGTTCAGTCTCCCGACGAGGGCTCCCAACAACCTCGACGCCATAAGACTCAAGTGAGGGGTCTTCTGTGGAACCTCCCTCGGAATTTCTTCACTGGTACGTTTTTCCCTTTTCGGCGGCTTCTTTTCTCTTTGTTTCCTATTCGATTTTGTGGATACTGAAGGCCTGGCGGGAAACTGGAAAGTATCCTTGGAAGCTTAAGGGCTTTCTTTACGGACTTCTTGCCCTTTTGGTGGCGGGTCTGTTGGAGATCCCCCTCTTCCAGATTTTTCAGATAAACCCGCGGCTGGGTGTGGTTTTAATGGGTATGTTTGTGGGTCTCATTGAAGAGGGCTCTAAGCTTCTTCCCCTTAGAGTCCGCCCCGAGGGGGGATGGAGGGACTGGAAGAAAACGGTAAGTGCGTCTCTCTTTTTCGGGCTCCTTGAGGCGGTTTTTTATATCTTTCAGATTGCCATTATGGGTGTTTGGGTGCTCATTCCCGTGAGGTTAATTGTTCTTTTCCTCCACGTCGCCTGGACCTTCATAGCCCTCACCGTTCTGCTGGTCGAGGGGAAGATGTGGGGCTATCTACTGGCCTCCGTACTCCACTCCCTTTACGACATTCCGGGGCTTCTCTATCTGGGCGGAATTTCCGAGGTTTACTTCAAAGCCGCCTGCATTCTGGGTCTTGCATCTTATCTGCCTGCTGTCCTAGCCGTCAAGAAAGTTGGCGAGAAGGCAGTTATCTACATGGAAGAAGAGAGAATAGGGATACACCTCCCCAAGTGGTTCACTTCTTCGCCTTGAACTTTTCTTGAAGTTCGTAAAGCTGGGCAACTCTCTCTATAGTGTCGGCCTCCTCCGGGCTTTTATCTTCTCTCAAAGCAACGTAGCGCGGGAACCTCAGTGCGAAGCCGCTCTTGTACTTCGGACTTTTCTGTATTTCCTGGTAGGTTACTTCTATGACCACTTTGGGCTCGATTTCGACGAACTTGCCTTCTTCCCTGACTATGAGTGGCTTCAGCATCTTGGTGAACTCGACTAAGTCCTCATCGGTGAAGCCGCTCCCGACCTTTCCGACCGGGACGAATTCTCCGCTGTTAGGATCGTAGGCAGCCACGAGGAATGAACCGAGAAGATGGGCTCTCCTTCCCTCGCCCCATTCTGCACCTATTATAACCAGGTCGAGGTTCTCCATGGTAGGTTTGATCTTCAGCCACTTCTTTCCGCGGTTTCCGGGCTCGTAAATTGAATCCAGTCTCTTGGCCATTAGACCCTCATGACCGAGCTCGAGGGCTCTTTTGTAGAATGCCTCAGCTTCCTCGACATTTTTTGTTATCAGCTGTTCTGCCAGCTTTATCTTCTCACTCGTTTTGACAATTTCCTCGAGTTTTTTCCTCCTCTCAATGAACTTGGTCTCTATTAAGCTCTCCCCGTCGATGAACATGACGTCGAAGAGGTTCAGCTCAAGGGGAATTTTCTCGACCATCTCTTCGATGTTGTACTTCCTCCTAAAGCGCCTTAGCACGTACTGGAATGGCCTCGGCCTTCCTCCCTCTCCGACGGCGACCAGTTCGCCCTCCACTATGGCACGCTCTGGTTTTAGGGAGTTTCTTATTGCCTCAACCACTTCCGGAATCGACCTGGTAACGTTCTCAAGCCTTCTTGAATAGACTGTCACTTTGTCTCCGTCCTTGTGGATCTGAACTCTGGCGCCGTCGTACTTTATCTCAAAGGCCGCCTCGCCACCCATCTCCAGAAGGGCGTCCTTAACACTGGCAGCGTTCTGGGCCAGCATCGGCCTTATGGGTTTTCCAACCTGAATCTCGACCTTTGAAAGTCCCTCGTTGCCTTCCAGCTTTGCAATCTTTGCAACGTAGCCAAAATCGCTCGTCAGCATGTAGGCCCTCTCAACGAGCTCGGGCTTGACCTTGAATGCCTCTGCTATCGCATCCCTCAAGATCCCCTCGGCGACGCCGGTTCTCATCGTTCCGAGGACGGTTCTCGCTATGTACTTCCCCTCCTCCGGCGCGGCATCCATGAAAAGGTTTGCGAGGTACTTCATCTTTCTGTCCTGACTGCCCTCCCCCTGAGCTTCGGCGATTTTAACAAAGGTATCGTAAACTCGCTTTATCGTTAACGGCTGGCTGAAAAAGCTCTTCTGCTTCCTCTTCTTTAAAGCTAAGGCCACGCTCTCCCCCAGATCGCCAGTGTCCTTTATCGAGTTCTCGATTTCCCTCTCGGGAACGCCAGTTGCTATTGCGACGGCCTTTATCAGGAGCTTTTCGCCGACGCCCAGTTCTCTTTCGTCCCAGTCAGGAAAGACCTTGCCAAGGATCAGGTAAGGAACAACCTCGATCAGATCCTCGGGTGTTTTCTTGAGGAAGTCCGCAACGAACTTAGTTTTGAGGGTTTTGAGGGTTGTCTTCTCCAGCCGTCTATAGAGTTCAGTCAGTTCTGAATAGCGCATGTCTCCCATACTTCCCACCGAAGAGAATATGTTCAAAAAGAATAAAAGGTTAGCCTATCCATCTCCCGACCTTTGGCCTTTCGGTGTAGATATCGGCCAGTGTGTAGTTGATCCCCATGTCAGAGATTAGCCCCCTGACTTTTTCTATCTCCTCCTCCCTTACCAGCGCGAAGAGACCTTTTCCGAGCATGATCATCGAGCTGGGGAGCTTTAAAACCCTGTCAAGTTCCCTGGCTATCTCAAGCAGTTCCCCATCCAGGAGACCCGTTTTTTCTGCAAAATCTCTCGCCAAAAACATCATCCTCTCGGGCCTCGGGTCA contains:
- a CDS encoding CDC48 family AAA ATPase gives rise to the protein MIFGREEPVDEIKLRVAEALKVDVGRGIVRFDKPYQRKLGVSAGDIVELIGSRSTAAIVANAHPDDRGLDIIRMDGYIRKNAGVSIGDYVTVRKAHVQEAKKVVLAPAQKGVILQIPGDLVKQNLLGRPVVKGDIVVASSRGETGYYGGSPLDDLIRGLFESMPLAFGELKFVVVNTVPKGIVQITYNTEVEVLPQAVEVREEAIPEVTYEDIGGLSDAIQKIREMVELPLKHPELFERLGIEPPKGVLLYGPPGTGKTLLAKAVANEANAHFIAINGPEIMSKFYGESEERLREVFKEAEENAPSIIFIDEIDSIAPKREEVVGEVEKRVVSQLLTLMDGLKSRGKVIVIAATNRPDAIDPALRRPGRFDREIEVGVPDKQGRKEILQIHTRGMPLEPSFEKEEVLKALDEVGSRVLEPEVLMRLKLQIERAGSSEEIKRILQEYGEIYSEVKAKLIDKMLERIAEKTHGFVGADLAALAREAAMVVLRRLIEEGKISPEQERIPPEVLQELRVREEDFYEALKMVEPSALREVLLEVPNVHWDDIGGLEDVKQQLREAVEWPLKYPRAFERLGIDPPKGILLYGPPGTGKTLLAKAVATESEANFIAIRGPEVLSKWVGETEKRIREIFRKARQAAPTVIFIDEIDAIAPARGSHEGGRYLDTLINQLLTEMDGIDKNSGVVVIGATNRPDIIDPALLRPGRFDRLILVPAPDEKARLEILKVHTRRVPLAGDVDLKDIAKRTQGYSGADLEALVREAALTALRRIVRSIPGAEPGEEEFLEKLKVTRRDFEEALKRVKPSITPYMIEYYKNFEESRKKVVGNTERSPDYYTF
- the psmB gene encoding archaeal proteasome endopeptidase complex subunit beta; this encodes MNESLSAAKGTTTVGLVCKEGVILAADKRATMGNMVTSKEVTKIFQIDDHLAIAGAGLVGDILSMVRLLRAEAKLYRAKVGREMSVKALATLMANILHGGRGYGYFAWFLVGGYDSKPRLYSIDAAGGVTEEKFIAAGSGMEFALAILENEFSEGLSLEDGMRLAAKAVNAAIKRDVYTGEGITLVVVTKEGYRELGDDEIKTLLK
- a CDS encoding beta-CASP ribonuclease aCPSF1; amino-acid sequence: MIRRETYVEDILKDIRAVIEQMVPKEAKVTEVEFEGPELVIYVKNPEAIMKDGDLIRNLAKVLKKRISVRPDPDILLPPEKAEEMIKQIVPPEAEITNISFDPSVGEVIIEARKPGLVIGKNGETLRLITQKVYWAPKAVRTPPIQSQTIYSIRQILQSEAKDRRKFLRQVGRNIYRKPEYKSRWIRVTGLGGFREVGRSALLVQTDESYVLVDFGVNIAALKDPTKAFPHFDAPEFRYVLDEGLLDAIIITHAHLDHSGMLPYLFRYKLFDGPIYTTPPTRDLMTLLQQDFIEIQHMNGVEPLYRPRDIKEVIKHTITLDYGEVRDIAPDIRLTLHNAGHILGSAIVHLHIGNGLHNIAVTGDFKFIPTRLFEPAVSRFPRLETLIMESTYGGSNDYQMPREEAEKRLIEVIHHTIKRGGKVLIPAMAVGRAQEIMMVLEEYARIGGLEVPIYLDGMIWEATAIHTAYPEYLSKRLREQIFHEGYNPFLNPIFKNVANSRERQDIIDSGEPAIIIATSGMLVGGPSVEYFKQLAPDPKNSIIFVSYQAEGTLGRQVQRGLREIPLVGEDGRTEVVPVKMEVHTIDGFSGHADRRELMSYVARLRPRPERIITVHGEAHKCLDLASSIHKKFSLPTRAPNNLDAIRLK
- a CDS encoding ATP-dependent DNA ligase, with the protein product MRYSELTELYRRLEKTTLKTLKTKFVADFLKKTPEDLIEVVPYLILGKVFPDWDERELGVGEKLLIKAVAIATGVPEREIENSIKDTGDLGESVALALKKRKQKSFFSQPLTIKRVYDTFVKIAEAQGEGSQDRKMKYLANLFMDAAPEEGKYIARTVLGTMRTGVAEGILRDAIAEAFKVKPELVERAYMLTSDFGYVAKIAKLEGNEGLSKVEIQVGKPIRPMLAQNAASVKDALLEMGGEAAFEIKYDGARVQIHKDGDKVTVYSRRLENVTRSIPEVVEAIRNSLKPERAIVEGELVAVGEGGRPRPFQYVLRRFRRKYNIEEMVEKIPLELNLFDVMFIDGESLIETKFIERRKKLEEIVKTSEKIKLAEQLITKNVEEAEAFYKRALELGHEGLMAKRLDSIYEPGNRGKKWLKIKPTMENLDLVIIGAEWGEGRRAHLLGSFLVAAYDPNSGEFVPVGKVGSGFTDEDLVEFTKMLKPLIVREEGKFVEIEPKVVIEVTYQEIQKSPKYKSGFALRFPRYVALREDKSPEEADTIERVAQLYELQEKFKAKK